From Micromonospora rhizosphaerae, the proteins below share one genomic window:
- a CDS encoding SAM-dependent methyltransferase — protein sequence MDLPRSFVIREGDLRILNPFDAEKLAALGRAVKLRPGTSILDLCSGKGELLCTWARDHGTVGTGVDISTAFTAAARERAAALGVADQVRFVHGDAAVFVADQPVDLAACVGATWIGGGVPGTLEILERSLRPGGMLLVGEPYWRLDPPDQETVAACHARSRDEFRDLPGLVGIFQECGWDLVEMVLADQDSWDRYAAAHWLNLRRWLDDNPDDELAGELRRELTEDPVRHVRYQREYLGWGVFALMRR from the coding sequence GTGGATCTGCCACGTAGCTTCGTCATCCGCGAGGGCGACCTTCGCATCCTCAACCCGTTCGACGCAGAGAAGTTGGCCGCCCTTGGGCGGGCCGTCAAGCTACGCCCCGGCACGTCGATCCTCGACCTGTGCAGCGGCAAGGGCGAGCTGCTCTGCACCTGGGCGCGCGACCACGGCACTGTCGGCACCGGGGTGGACATCAGCACCGCCTTCACCGCCGCCGCGCGGGAGCGGGCCGCCGCCCTCGGGGTGGCCGACCAGGTCCGCTTCGTGCACGGCGACGCCGCGGTGTTCGTAGCCGATCAGCCCGTCGACCTGGCCGCGTGTGTCGGCGCGACCTGGATCGGCGGCGGCGTTCCCGGCACCCTCGAGATCCTCGAACGCAGCCTGCGCCCCGGCGGCATGCTGCTCGTCGGGGAGCCGTACTGGCGGCTGGACCCGCCGGACCAGGAGACCGTCGCGGCGTGCCACGCTCGGTCGAGGGACGAGTTCCGGGACCTGCCGGGGCTGGTGGGGATCTTCCAGGAATGCGGCTGGGACCTGGTGGAGATGGTCCTCGCCGACCAGGACAGCTGGGACCGGTACGCGGCCGCGCACTGGCTGAACCTCCGCCGCTGGCTGGACGACAACCCTGACGACGAACTCGCCGGCGAGCTGCGCCGGGAGCTGACCGAGGACCCGGTTCGCCACGTCCGCTACCAGCGGGAGTATCTCGGCTGGGGGGTCTTCGCGCTGATGCGGCGCTGA
- a CDS encoding STAS domain-containing protein: protein MGNLTISTSVLADGTTVVALRGEIDVSVCDALLSALVDEVTRRRPPRLVVDMLHVTFLDSTGLNTLLAAYRDARRLGISFVVRHPSEFVARQMRVAGTYDILTSD from the coding sequence GTGGGTAACCTGACCATCAGTACGTCCGTTCTGGCGGACGGTACAACAGTGGTCGCCCTCCGCGGCGAAATCGACGTCTCGGTCTGCGATGCATTGCTTTCCGCCCTCGTGGACGAGGTCACCCGCCGCCGACCACCACGGCTCGTCGTGGACATGTTGCACGTGACCTTTCTCGATTCGACGGGTCTGAACACCCTCCTTGCCGCGTACCGCGACGCGCGGCGGCTCGGTATCTCGTTCGTGGTGCGCCACCCCAGCGAATTCGTGGCGCGGCAGATGCGGGTGGCCGGTACGTACGACATCCTCACCAGCGACTAA
- a CDS encoding SCP2 sterol-binding domain-containing protein, which produces MTDPIAEFFDGLYRRGHERRLEKRSGIMRFDLACGEQVEHWVLAIDGGDLSVSREARDADCVLYSDRDFFGRVVAGEAKPLTAMVRNDIRVEGKLSLFIMFERLLPGPPGARDPRDVARERRRQP; this is translated from the coding sequence ATGACGGATCCGATAGCGGAGTTTTTCGACGGGCTCTACCGGCGTGGGCACGAACGTCGGCTTGAGAAGCGCAGCGGCATTATGCGTTTCGACCTGGCGTGTGGGGAGCAAGTCGAACATTGGGTGCTGGCGATCGACGGCGGGGACCTGAGCGTGTCCCGGGAGGCGCGCGACGCCGACTGCGTCCTCTACTCCGATCGCGACTTTTTCGGGCGGGTTGTGGCCGGTGAGGCCAAGCCGTTGACGGCGATGGTGCGCAACGACATACGGGTCGAGGGAAAGCTCTCGCTGTTCATCATGTTCGAGCGGCTGCTTCCTGGGCCACCGGGGGCGCGAGATCCGCGGGACGTGGCGCGCGAACGGAGGCGGCAGCCATGA
- a CDS encoding glycogen debranching N-terminal domain-containing protein, translating into MKSGLIKILDGNTFLISDDRGDLDSSISAEHGLFSFDTRFLSRWQLTVNGERMQAMAVDDSKYFETRLLLVPGARTHYVEAKVSVVRERYVGRSMAERLTVFNYDDEAIDFTIRLEVGSDFADAVEIIALREQGDGARVGQHYAEVEEKSLRLGYRRKNFRRETIVSTSAPARIDEHGLTYSVRVEPNGQWIADLHVDAVVIGPHERDFRQSVQGFHSRKKAEIEQDLDQWLARMPQLSCDWAPMSTTYRRSLVDLAALRHSPMTFPTGYLPAGGVPWSMTIVGRESLLTSLQVLPFAPEFAVTTLRVLGALQGTRLDDFRDEEPGKIMREFRYGETSAFEERPHSPYYGSADTTPLFVILLDEYERWTGDAALVRLLECEARAALDWIDSYGNVMEDGYLWYLSRNETTGLVNQSWKESREAISYRDGRLPGLPRATCELQGYAYDAKLRGARLARQFWSDPGLADRLERDAADLRQRFNRDFWIADGEYYALALDADGGQVDALASNMGHLLWSGIVDQSRAGKVAQHLLGPRLYSGWGVRTLAVGEARYNPIGHQVGTVWPFDNSFIAWGLTRYNRQPEAARIAEGLLDAAQFFDGRLPEAFGGYERRLTKYPVPYPAASSPQAYSTGAPLLLLRTMLGLEPYGDRLTVNPVLPPKIGWLGLLDVRGRWGRTDVCGHGREAAPTTAA; encoded by the coding sequence ATGAAGAGTGGCCTCATCAAGATCCTGGACGGGAACACGTTCCTGATCAGCGACGACCGGGGCGATCTGGACTCCTCGATTTCGGCCGAGCACGGGCTGTTCTCCTTCGACACCCGCTTCCTGTCCAGGTGGCAGTTGACCGTCAACGGTGAGCGGATGCAGGCGATGGCGGTCGACGACAGCAAGTACTTCGAGACGCGCCTGTTGCTGGTGCCCGGTGCCCGGACGCACTACGTGGAGGCGAAGGTCTCGGTCGTCCGTGAGCGCTACGTGGGCCGCAGCATGGCTGAACGGTTGACCGTATTCAACTACGACGACGAGGCGATCGACTTCACCATTCGACTGGAGGTCGGCAGCGACTTCGCCGACGCGGTCGAGATCATCGCTCTGCGGGAGCAGGGCGACGGGGCACGGGTGGGACAGCACTACGCGGAGGTCGAGGAGAAGAGCCTGCGGCTCGGCTACCGACGGAAGAACTTCCGCCGCGAGACGATCGTCTCGACGAGCGCGCCGGCCCGGATCGACGAGCATGGACTGACGTACTCGGTCCGCGTCGAACCCAACGGGCAGTGGATCGCGGACCTGCATGTCGACGCCGTGGTTATCGGGCCGCACGAGCGCGACTTCCGCCAGAGTGTCCAGGGCTTCCATTCGCGGAAAAAGGCGGAGATCGAGCAGGACCTCGACCAATGGCTCGCCCGGATGCCCCAGTTGAGCTGCGACTGGGCGCCGATGTCGACGACCTATCGGCGCAGCCTGGTCGACCTCGCCGCGCTACGACATTCCCCCATGACGTTCCCCACGGGATACCTGCCCGCGGGCGGCGTGCCCTGGTCGATGACGATCGTCGGCCGGGAGAGCCTTCTCACCAGTTTGCAGGTGCTGCCGTTCGCCCCCGAGTTCGCCGTCACGACGCTGCGCGTGCTCGGGGCGCTGCAGGGCACCCGGCTGGACGACTTCCGTGACGAGGAGCCGGGCAAGATCATGCGCGAGTTCCGCTACGGCGAGACCTCCGCGTTCGAGGAGCGGCCCCACTCGCCGTACTACGGCAGCGCCGACACCACCCCGCTCTTTGTGATCCTGCTCGACGAGTACGAGCGCTGGACCGGCGACGCCGCCCTGGTGCGCCTGCTCGAGTGCGAGGCGCGAGCCGCCCTGGACTGGATCGACAGCTACGGCAACGTCATGGAGGACGGCTACCTCTGGTATTTGAGCCGCAACGAGACGACCGGCCTGGTCAACCAGTCGTGGAAGGAATCACGAGAGGCGATCTCCTACCGAGACGGCCGGCTGCCCGGCCTGCCCCGCGCGACCTGCGAACTGCAGGGCTACGCGTACGACGCGAAGCTGCGCGGCGCCCGCCTCGCCCGTCAGTTCTGGTCTGACCCCGGGTTGGCCGACCGGCTGGAGCGGGACGCGGCCGACCTCAGGCAGCGTTTCAACCGCGACTTCTGGATAGCGGACGGGGAATACTACGCGCTCGCGCTCGATGCCGACGGCGGGCAGGTGGACGCGCTGGCGTCCAACATGGGGCACCTGCTGTGGAGCGGCATCGTCGACCAGTCCCGAGCCGGAAAGGTGGCGCAACACCTGCTCGGACCGCGCCTGTACTCCGGCTGGGGGGTGCGCACGCTGGCTGTGGGCGAGGCAAGGTACAACCCGATCGGGCACCAGGTCGGCACGGTCTGGCCGTTCGACAACTCGTTCATCGCCTGGGGACTCACGCGCTACAACCGGCAACCGGAGGCGGCGCGGATCGCCGAGGGCCTCCTCGATGCGGCCCAGTTCTTCGACGGTCGGCTGCCCGAGGCCTTCGGCGGCTACGAACGGCGGTTGACCAAGTACCCGGTCCCGTACCCGGCTGCGTCCAGCCCGCAGGCCTACTCCACTGGCGCTCCGCTGCTGTTGCTGCGGACGATGCTCGGCCTGGAGCCGTATGGTGACCGGTTGACCGTCAACCCGGTGCTACCGCCCAAGATCGGTTGGCTCGGGCTGCTGGACGTCCGTGGCCGCTGGGGTCGAACCGACGTCTGCGGACACGGGCGGGAAGCCGCGCCAACGACCGCGGCATGA
- a CDS encoding sodium:calcium antiporter: MPDLTAPPWPLAWSVGVFLLAGAVTVAGSVRLAGLGDALADRTGWGEALFGVLFFGIVTGLSGIIMTVVAAATDQPSLGYSNAVGGIAAQTTAVALADAFHRRANLEHAAASLSNLLSGCLLIALLALALLASYIPETTIAGVDPMSAVLVAAYVGGLVLIRRAGAQPMWQAIATAETRPDVPHNENPLNRHPLRWLWSRFTVIGLLVAAGGWLVARAAESLVEVTGLTAGFVGGVLMGVVNALPETVTAIAAVRRGAPTLAIAAVLGGNILDVLTLVAGDLAYRHGSIYHTAGSQELLATTTSLFMATTLLGGLLIRQTCGWGRLGFEGVLLLASYAAMTAILAL; the protein is encoded by the coding sequence GTGCCCGACCTGACCGCCCCACCCTGGCCGCTGGCCTGGAGTGTCGGCGTGTTCCTGCTCGCCGGTGCGGTCACCGTCGCCGGCAGCGTCCGCCTCGCCGGCCTCGGTGACGCCCTCGCCGACCGTACCGGCTGGGGCGAGGCGCTGTTCGGCGTGCTGTTCTTCGGCATCGTCACCGGCCTGTCCGGCATCATCATGACCGTCGTCGCCGCCGCCACCGACCAGCCCAGCCTCGGCTACAGCAACGCGGTCGGCGGTATCGCCGCCCAGACCACCGCCGTCGCCCTCGCCGACGCCTTCCACCGCCGTGCCAACCTGGAACACGCCGCCGCCTCGCTGTCGAACCTGCTGTCGGGCTGCCTGCTCATCGCCCTGCTCGCCCTCGCCCTGCTGGCCAGCTACATCCCCGAGACCACCATCGCCGGCGTCGACCCGATGTCCGCCGTCCTCGTCGCCGCCTACGTCGGCGGGCTGGTCCTCATCCGCCGCGCCGGCGCCCAACCCATGTGGCAGGCCATCGCCACCGCCGAAACCCGACCCGACGTCCCGCACAACGAAAACCCGCTCAACCGGCATCCGCTCAGGTGGTTGTGGAGTCGCTTCACCGTGATCGGGCTACTGGTCGCCGCCGGCGGGTGGCTCGTCGCTCGCGCCGCCGAAAGCCTTGTCGAAGTCACCGGACTCACCGCCGGATTCGTCGGCGGGGTGCTCATGGGCGTCGTCAACGCCCTCCCGGAAACCGTCACCGCGATCGCCGCCGTACGCCGCGGCGCGCCCACCCTCGCCATCGCCGCCGTCCTCGGCGGCAACATCCTCGACGTGCTCACCCTCGTCGCCGGGGACCTCGCCTACCGGCACGGGTCGATCTACCACACCGCCGGGAGCCAGGAACTGCTCGCCACGACCACCAGCCTGTTCATGGCCACCACCCTGCTCGGCGGCCTGCTCATCCGCCAGACCTGCGGCTGGGGCCGCCTCGGCTTCGAAGGCGTCCTGCTCCTGGCCAGCTACGCCGCCATGACCGCCATCCTCGCCCTGTAG